A genomic region of Nostoc sp. UHCC 0702 contains the following coding sequences:
- a CDS encoding pentapeptide repeat-containing protein encodes MSLNVEILEQSFEKVKPRAEEFAASFYENLFKAHPEVKPLFTNTEMANQQKKLLNSLVLVVENLRNPEALLPVLNALGGRHVGYGAIPKHYGPVGEALLVTFEQYLQGDWTHEVKKAWLDAFTVITSLMLKGADVDNAPTKVNLQIAANSGQQPDPKPIEQKLEDIQQVEPAKEILTEIPEESSELPVELLESSFEKVKPCASEFAASFYDNLFKAHPEVKPLFTNTDMENQQKKLLNSLVLVVENLRNPEALVPVLNALGGRHVAYGAIPKYYGPVGEALLVTFEQYLQEDWTHEVKRAWLDAFRVIMALMLKGAGEESPPQVVQAEKLATLPKPVQAENKSATLAKASTLKAETRKESQQFLSTVEQEKKALISIQLDGEVLKEIINNFTTNYQQFQTKISEQPLTEVLKKFLSQLIDAFWIAPTWLVAMVAAVIFTVVVVIVDDNSVLAKALGAADTISLVVALVLFIKEAPDRRKQFHYQAWSTVDAAHDVKVSYARILALQDLNEDNVSLRGLDAPGAELVDIKLSDANLSKANLMESDLSNANLSYANLDNANLSQVKLSGANLSHAKLGFASLSQANLNSANLKSANLICADLSDANLSGADLRDASLSGANLKGAYLTGANLKNAKVSDYELSNAFLEGAIMPNGSQYKSSAV; translated from the coding sequence ATGTCTTTAAATGTTGAAATCTTAGAGCAAAGTTTTGAAAAAGTTAAACCTCGTGCTGAGGAATTTGCCGCCAGCTTCTATGAGAATTTGTTTAAAGCTCACCCAGAGGTGAAACCGCTATTTACCAATACTGAGATGGCAAATCAACAGAAAAAGCTGTTAAATTCGCTGGTTTTGGTAGTAGAAAATCTCCGCAACCCAGAAGCTTTATTACCAGTTCTCAACGCTCTAGGAGGTAGACACGTCGGCTATGGTGCCATTCCCAAACATTATGGCCCAGTGGGAGAAGCTCTGCTAGTGACGTTTGAGCAATATCTCCAAGGAGATTGGACTCATGAAGTCAAAAAAGCTTGGCTAGATGCTTTCACAGTTATTACTAGTTTGATGTTAAAAGGTGCAGATGTAGATAATGCACCAACAAAAGTTAACTTACAGATAGCAGCAAATTCAGGACAACAACCAGATCCAAAACCAATTGAGCAAAAATTAGAAGATATTCAACAAGTAGAACCAGCCAAGGAAATATTAACAGAAATACCAGAAGAATCTTCAGAGTTACCTGTAGAGTTGCTAGAAAGTAGTTTTGAAAAAGTTAAACCTTGTGCATCGGAATTTGCCGCCAGCTTCTATGATAATTTGTTTAAAGCTCACCCAGAGGTGAAACCGCTATTTACCAATACTGATATGGAAAATCAACAGAAAAAGCTGTTAAATTCCTTGGTTTTGGTAGTAGAAAATCTCCGCAACCCAGAGGCTTTAGTACCAGTTCTCAACGCTCTAGGGGGTAGACATGTCGCTTATGGAGCCATTCCCAAATATTATGGCCCAGTGGGAGAAGCGCTGCTAGTGACGTTTGAGCAATATCTCCAAGAAGATTGGACTCATGAAGTCAAAAGAGCTTGGCTAGATGCTTTTAGAGTAATTATGGCGTTGATGTTAAAAGGTGCGGGAGAAGAATCTCCGCCACAAGTTGTTCAAGCAGAGAAACTCGCCACTTTACCAAAACCTGTCCAAGCTGAAAATAAATCTGCAACTTTAGCGAAAGCTTCAACATTAAAAGCCGAAACCCGAAAAGAATCTCAGCAATTTCTCTCCACAGTAGAGCAAGAGAAAAAAGCTCTGATATCGATTCAATTAGATGGTGAAGTTTTAAAAGAGATTATCAATAATTTTACCACTAATTATCAGCAATTTCAGACCAAAATATCAGAACAGCCATTAACTGAAGTCCTCAAAAAATTTCTCAGTCAACTTATTGACGCTTTCTGGATAGCACCAACATGGTTAGTCGCTATGGTTGCGGCAGTCATTTTTACGGTAGTTGTTGTAATTGTCGATGACAATTCTGTGCTTGCAAAAGCTTTGGGTGCTGCTGACACTATCAGTCTGGTGGTGGCGCTAGTTCTATTCATTAAAGAAGCTCCTGATCGGAGAAAACAATTTCATTATCAAGCCTGGAGTACGGTTGATGCAGCACACGATGTTAAAGTTAGTTATGCTAGAATTTTGGCACTACAAGATTTGAATGAAGATAATGTTTCTCTAAGAGGTTTGGATGCTCCTGGTGCGGAGTTAGTAGATATTAAACTCTCTGATGCCAATTTAAGTAAAGCCAATTTGATGGAAAGTGACCTGAGTAATGCTAATTTGAGCTATGCCAATTTAGATAATGCGAATCTCAGTCAGGTTAAACTTAGTGGTGCAAATTTAAGTCATGCAAAACTCGGTTTTGCTAGTTTGAGTCAGGCTAATCTTAATAGTGCCAATCTCAAAAGTGCTAATTTGATTTGTGCAGATTTAAGTGATGCAAACCTGAGTGGTGCAGATTTGAGAGATGCTAGTTTGAGTGGTGCTAACCTCAAGGGAGCCTACCTAACTGGTGCTAATCTCAAAAATGCTAAAGTGAGCGATTATGAACTGAGTAATGCTTTCCTCGAAGGTGCGATTATGCCTAATGGCTCACAATATAAATCTTCTGCTGTTTAA
- a CDS encoding transposase has product MLHKACPERCRRVVQVRLYPSLEQQNQLAQTFGCARWWWNYALNKSIETYKETGKGLSRVALNAFLPVLKKAEDTVWLSDCYSQVLQATTLNLTTAYKNFFEKRAGFPKFKSRHGKQSVQYPQNVKIVDGNVKLPGNIGIVKAKIHRAIEGKVKTVTVSKTPSGKYLASILTELEGENPVVSEGKIYGVDLGLRHFAVVTDGDKVSKYDNPKHLAKHEKNLKRKHKKLARKVKASKSRNRYRKVVAKVYERVSNSRQDFLHKLSYKLVSDSQAVIVENLHVLGMVRNHKLAKSISDAGWGTFTNFLAYKLERTGGKLVEIDRWFPSSKLCSNCFYQIGEIPLDVREWTCPHCNTHHDRDENAAINIRAEGIRMIKAEGSAVSAVGGEVSPTLGRKSKFRHSPLITEAQTGLGTPSQCG; this is encoded by the coding sequence ATGTTACACAAAGCTTGCCCTGAGCGATGTCGAAGGGTTGTGCAAGTCCGTTTATATCCGTCACTTGAACAGCAAAATCAACTAGCTCAAACTTTTGGGTGTGCTAGATGGTGGTGGAATTATGCTTTGAATAAATCTATTGAGACTTATAAGGAGACGGGTAAGGGACTTAGCCGTGTTGCACTCAACGCATTTCTTCCTGTACTCAAAAAAGCTGAAGATACGGTGTGGTTATCTGATTGTTATAGCCAAGTTTTACAGGCTACAACGCTCAACTTGACCACAGCTTACAAAAACTTTTTTGAAAAACGTGCCGGATTTCCTAAATTCAAATCTAGACACGGTAAGCAGTCTGTTCAGTATCCTCAAAACGTCAAGATTGTAGATGGCAATGTCAAACTCCCTGGAAATATCGGGATAGTCAAAGCCAAAATACATAGAGCTATTGAGGGGAAAGTCAAGACTGTTACTGTGAGTAAAACGCCTTCTGGTAAATACCTTGCATCTATCCTGACTGAGTTAGAAGGTGAAAATCCGGTTGTTTCAGAAGGTAAGATATACGGTGTTGATTTAGGATTAAGGCACTTTGCTGTTGTCACTGATGGCGATAAAGTTTCTAAATACGATAACCCTAAGCACCTTGCCAAACATGAAAAAAACCTAAAACGTAAACACAAAAAATTAGCACGTAAAGTCAAAGCAAGCAAGTCAAGAAATAGATACAGAAAAGTTGTTGCCAAAGTGTACGAGCGAGTTAGTAATTCTCGGCAGGATTTTCTGCATAAACTTAGTTATAAGTTGGTCAGCGATAGCCAAGCTGTCATAGTAGAGAATCTTCATGTCTTGGGCATGGTTCGTAACCATAAATTGGCGAAATCAATATCTGATGCAGGATGGGGAACATTCACTAACTTTTTAGCCTACAAGCTAGAACGCACAGGTGGAAAGTTGGTTGAAATTGATAGATGGTTCCCCAGTTCTAAGCTTTGCTCTAATTGTTTCTATCAAATAGGTGAGATACCATTGGATGTCCGTGAGTGGACTTGTCCTCATTGCAATACTCATCATGATCGTGATGAAAATGCGGCGATAAATATTAGAGCAGAAGGCATCAGAATGATAAAGGCGGAAGGTTCAGCCGTCTCTGCTGTAGGAGGGGAGGTAAGTCCTACTCTTGGACGAAAGTCTAAGTTTAGGCACTCCCCCTTGATTACAGAAGCCCAAACTGGACTTGGTACTCCAAGTCAGTGTGGGTAG
- the argJ gene encoding bifunctional ornithine acetyltransferase/N-acetylglutamate synthase, giving the protein MADWQEISGGVTAPRGYQATGITAGLKPSGLPDLALIWSEVEAIAAGVFTTSQVKAACVDYCRKRLQAKHSARAILCNAGQANAATGKQGVQDALESAELLARELNISPNAILLASTGVIGQRIKMDALKSGIPQLVATLSETGSDAAATAIITTDLVTKSIALETTIGDRPVRIGGIAKGSGMIHPNMATMLAFVTCDAAVSPSLWQQMLARAAERSFNSITVDGDTSTNDSLIALANGQSRTPAITEAGAEAEKLEAMLTAVCQHLAKAIARDGEGATCLIEVQVTGAHDELSARQIAKTIAGSSLVKSAIFGRDPNWGRIAAAAGRSGVLFEQENLQIKLGDFLMLENGQPLPFDRKAASAYLKQAADDASLPKDFVATNHSNDLSVARTTIKTQRLDNPVIIAVSIGNGHGSGKAWGCDLSYDYVKINAEYTT; this is encoded by the coding sequence ATGGCAGACTGGCAGGAAATTAGTGGTGGCGTTACAGCTCCAAGGGGATATCAGGCGACAGGAATAACCGCAGGGCTGAAACCTTCGGGATTACCTGATTTGGCGTTAATCTGGTCGGAGGTAGAAGCGATCGCAGCTGGTGTATTCACCACAAGCCAAGTTAAAGCCGCCTGTGTAGATTATTGTCGCAAACGTTTGCAAGCCAAACATAGCGCTCGTGCAATTCTCTGCAACGCCGGACAAGCAAACGCCGCCACGGGTAAGCAAGGTGTGCAAGATGCTCTAGAAAGTGCGGAATTATTGGCTCGTGAATTGAATATTTCACCCAATGCCATTTTACTAGCTTCTACTGGCGTGATTGGTCAGCGGATTAAAATGGATGCCTTAAAAAGTGGCATTCCCCAGCTAGTGGCAACATTATCTGAAACAGGCTCAGATGCAGCAGCAACAGCAATTATCACTACAGACTTGGTAACAAAATCCATAGCCTTAGAGACAACTATAGGCGATCGCCCGGTCAGAATTGGGGGCATTGCGAAAGGTTCCGGTATGATTCACCCCAACATGGCAACCATGTTGGCATTTGTTACCTGCGATGCGGCTGTTTCACCAAGTCTTTGGCAGCAGATGTTAGCCAGGGCCGCTGAGAGAAGTTTCAATTCTATCACCGTTGATGGTGATACTAGCACCAACGACAGCTTAATCGCCCTGGCCAACGGTCAATCACGCACTCCAGCCATTACCGAGGCGGGTGCAGAAGCAGAAAAATTAGAGGCGATGTTAACAGCAGTTTGCCAGCATTTAGCAAAAGCGATCGCTCGTGACGGTGAAGGAGCAACCTGTTTAATTGAAGTGCAAGTCACAGGGGCCCATGATGAACTCTCAGCCCGTCAAATAGCCAAAACCATTGCTGGCTCGTCTTTAGTCAAGTCTGCAATCTTTGGACGTGACCCCAATTGGGGACGTATCGCCGCCGCTGCTGGTCGATCTGGTGTGCTTTTTGAGCAAGAAAACCTCCAAATTAAGCTAGGGGATTTCTTAATGTTAGAGAATGGTCAACCTTTACCATTTGACCGCAAAGCAGCGAGCGCTTATTTAAAACAAGCTGCTGATGATGCTTCTTTACCCAAAGATTTTGTTGCCACCAATCATAGTAATGATTTGTCAGTTGCTCGCACCACTATCAAAACTCAACGATTAGACAATCCAGTCATCATTGCAGTCAGTATTGGTAATGGACATGGTTCTGGTAAAGCTTGGGGTTGCGACTTAAGTTATGACTACGTGAAAATTAACGCCGAGTATACTACTTGA
- a CDS encoding DUF2656 domain-containing protein: protein MLLSHNFDVSTDIVPALSREEFAQVFIEGLSVHQHLKCRLVNNPHWIVEVLFATEEFSPRQVGELCANALFHKRQSQRSHPGTMPEILVLGGIKTTPPTSSSPDALQPGNWGVDVVETLSSDAFLQAIAWDTAIAQKPTDSIFKVELKN, encoded by the coding sequence ATGTTGCTCTCTCATAATTTTGATGTTTCCACCGACATTGTGCCAGCCCTGAGTCGGGAAGAATTTGCACAAGTGTTTATTGAAGGCTTGAGTGTTCATCAACACCTCAAATGTCGCCTAGTGAATAATCCTCATTGGATTGTAGAGGTTTTGTTTGCTACAGAGGAATTTTCACCCCGACAGGTAGGAGAACTCTGTGCTAATGCATTGTTCCACAAGCGTCAAAGTCAGCGATCGCACCCAGGAACTATGCCTGAGATTCTGGTCTTAGGTGGTATCAAAACCACCCCTCCAACAAGCAGTTCACCCGATGCATTGCAACCGGGAAATTGGGGCGTAGATGTAGTCGAAACCCTCTCATCTGACGCATTTTTGCAAGCGATCGCCTGGGATACAGCAATTGCCCAGAAGCCCACGGATAGCATCTTTAAAGTGGAACTGAAGAACTAG
- a CDS encoding histidine phosphatase family protein: MLEAISNSENLNNHQHGKVYFIRHGESTSNERNIFAGVLDVDLTTFGRLQARQAGTDLKKKGVKFDAVYVSHMRRARQTCEIALAESQALKSSDTPIQIDHRISEKSFGIFAGRNLNLLRLALGYEGFEEMLHSHNEAPPAGEKIGQVYERAARFYEERVVQHLERGENVLVVCHQYVLEPLALYLSNLPPTAYKHLKLPNGKALSQEELVKFRDKESGGAASLRKQINDLSIMWAILLYAAAFLLGCLVRAFSTSEAGIPSELFRAIIVACLAASTFYTYLDIDFAASKRKVSSTVKYIVYGWMFVRWVVGLFLIFSGILYQSPSDLYKVMWVLFLMVPPALTSPVLSVLWGGNLYPSAILSRTLSIIAPVALIVTFGLAKQLPINSSSLQFFFVILIVGLAIPGALAQFWREKSPVESNHHSKNWKFIGVLAVALMALTTGFQFTLPTFLSDLFSSTDANRSLACLQQLAVATLVFVLIRIFAVLTSVLTKGKLNKAEAQDAYILLVNPNFFLWAALFLGVSATANPETVRYAIFWAALGFFSIPLIEQILFMNSFGNELLRETLRSSRMATEDIKKLFLQLDTDGSQVLDRDEIMELLGRIEDMTTGERSSQEVRRYITDYLFATLDADKNGTVDLQELEEYVSTYGLVANLNIVPATSSFAK, from the coding sequence ATCTTGGAAGCAATTTCTAACTCGGAAAATCTAAACAATCATCAGCATGGAAAAGTGTATTTCATTCGGCATGGTGAAAGTACTAGCAATGAACGCAATATTTTTGCTGGTGTCTTAGATGTGGATTTGACTACATTTGGTAGATTGCAAGCACGTCAAGCAGGGACAGACCTCAAGAAAAAAGGTGTGAAGTTCGATGCAGTATATGTCTCTCATATGAGACGCGCACGACAAACCTGTGAAATTGCACTTGCTGAAAGTCAGGCGTTGAAATCCTCCGATACTCCTATACAAATCGACCATCGAATTAGCGAAAAATCTTTTGGTATTTTTGCAGGTCGTAACCTGAATCTGCTGCGTCTGGCTTTAGGCTACGAAGGCTTCGAGGAAATGTTGCATTCACACAACGAAGCACCTCCGGCTGGTGAGAAGATAGGACAAGTTTACGAACGCGCTGCACGTTTCTATGAAGAGCGGGTTGTACAGCACCTAGAACGAGGTGAAAATGTTCTCGTAGTATGCCACCAATATGTATTGGAGCCTCTAGCACTTTATTTAAGCAATCTGCCACCGACTGCTTATAAACATCTGAAACTCCCTAATGGTAAAGCTCTCAGTCAAGAGGAGCTAGTCAAGTTTCGTGACAAAGAATCCGGTGGTGCTGCTTCTTTACGTAAACAGATCAACGATTTGTCAATTATGTGGGCAATTTTGCTCTATGCTGCTGCCTTCTTACTAGGATGCTTGGTAAGGGCCTTCAGCACCTCTGAAGCGGGAATTCCATCAGAACTATTTCGAGCCATCATCGTTGCTTGTCTAGCTGCTTCAACGTTTTATACCTACCTAGACATTGACTTTGCAGCCAGTAAACGCAAAGTAAGTTCAACTGTGAAGTATATAGTCTACGGGTGGATGTTTGTCAGATGGGTTGTTGGGCTATTTTTAATCTTTTCTGGAATCTTGTATCAAAGCCCCAGCGATTTGTACAAGGTGATGTGGGTGCTTTTTTTGATGGTTCCGCCGGCCCTTACTTCTCCAGTTTTATCAGTACTCTGGGGCGGTAATCTCTATCCTTCGGCTATTTTATCAAGAACGTTATCAATCATCGCTCCAGTTGCCCTGATTGTGACATTTGGGTTAGCAAAACAATTACCAATTAACTCTTCCAGCCTTCAGTTTTTCTTTGTGATTCTAATTGTTGGTTTGGCAATACCAGGAGCTTTAGCGCAGTTTTGGCGTGAAAAATCACCTGTTGAATCAAACCACCACAGCAAGAACTGGAAGTTTATTGGAGTGCTTGCTGTGGCCTTAATGGCCTTGACAACTGGGTTTCAGTTTACTTTGCCAACATTTTTAAGCGACTTATTTTCGTCAACAGATGCGAATCGTTCGCTAGCCTGTCTCCAACAACTCGCAGTAGCAACACTAGTCTTTGTCTTAATACGCATCTTTGCCGTATTAACTTCAGTGTTGACAAAAGGCAAGCTTAACAAAGCAGAAGCTCAAGATGCTTATATCCTGCTTGTTAATCCCAACTTTTTCCTTTGGGCTGCTCTTTTTCTCGGAGTTAGTGCAACTGCAAATCCGGAAACCGTAAGATATGCAATTTTTTGGGCAGCACTGGGGTTCTTCTCCATACCACTTATAGAGCAGATATTGTTTATGAATTCATTTGGCAATGAATTATTGAGAGAAACACTGCGCTCTTCGAGAATGGCTACAGAAGATATCAAAAAGCTTTTTCTTCAATTGGATACAGATGGAAGTCAGGTACTTGATAGAGATGAGATTATGGAGCTATTAGGTCGAATAGAAGATATGACAACAGGCGAACGTAGCTCCCAAGAAGTCAGGAGATACATCACAGATTATCTTTTCGCCACTCTTGACGCCGATAAAAATGGGACAGTCGATTTGCAAGAGTTAGAAGAATATGTATCAACCTATGGATTAGTTGCGAATCTCAACATTGTCCCTGCTACATCTTCATTTGCAAAATAA
- a CDS encoding Rpn family recombination-promoting nuclease/putative transposase, protein MIDHDRLFKELLSTFFVEFIDLFLPQVVSQIDRDSIQFLPQEVFTDVTSGEKKEIDLLAQVRYQQQDTYFLIHVENQSYTKSAFAKRMFKYFARLHEKYDLPIYPVVIFSFDEPLRAEPKNYRVSFPNLNMLEFQFAAIQLNRLSWRDFLTQPNPVAAALMAKMNIPIEERPLVKAECLRLLATLKLDPARMQLISGFVDTYLRLDDAQKQVFKAAISTMGLDEQEQIMEIVTSWQQEGAQKTREEIALNLLREGLAIEVITRVTGLTLEQIEQLQTQLSQEK, encoded by the coding sequence ATGATTGACCACGATCGCCTCTTCAAAGAATTGTTGTCTACATTTTTTGTTGAGTTTATCGATTTATTTCTACCTCAAGTAGTTAGCCAAATAGATCGTGATTCAATTCAATTTTTACCTCAAGAAGTGTTTACTGATGTTACTTCTGGAGAAAAGAAAGAGATTGATTTACTAGCACAGGTACGTTATCAGCAACAAGACACTTATTTTTTAATTCATGTTGAAAATCAGTCTTACACTAAGTCAGCATTTGCTAAACGCATGTTTAAGTATTTTGCACGCTTGCACGAAAAATATGATTTACCAATTTATCCAGTAGTTATTTTTTCTTTTGACGAACCACTACGCGCTGAACCTAAAAATTACCGCGTTTCGTTTCCAAACTTAAATATGTTGGAGTTTCAGTTTGCAGCAATTCAACTAAATCGGTTAAGTTGGCGGGATTTTTTAACGCAGCCAAATCCGGTTGCAGCAGCTTTGATGGCGAAGATGAATATTCCCATAGAGGAACGTCCGCTAGTGAAGGCAGAATGTTTGCGCTTGTTAGCAACGTTAAAATTAGACCCCGCACGAATGCAATTAATTTCTGGGTTTGTCGATACATATTTGCGACTAGACGATGCCCAAAAGCAGGTCTTTAAAGCAGCAATTAGTACAATGGGATTAGATGAACAGGAGCAAATTATGGAGATTGTAACCAGTTGGCAACAGGAAGGCGCTCAAAAAACAAGAGAAGAGATTGCATTGAATTTACTGCGCGAGGGTCTGGCTATTGAAGTCATTACGCGGGTAACAGGCTTAACACTTGAGCAAATAGAACAGCTACAGACACAGCTTTCTCAAGAGAAGTGA
- a CDS encoding phycobilisome protein, which translates to MPQLSEKVQELIKKARIVSFATWLDTHPAAAIERFQAADDQGRYLTDEDFQQLQTLVPTTAELMPVAQMLRDRVNDIVNEARNGVLATFPSITQPGGGLYPAERAEACWRDFWHFLRCITYGIAGGRTDYTSAEGLHYMQLLYQELQVPLDAMIVGLEGIKVASLNRVESKQQQVFAPYFDHLVEQLRHFKK; encoded by the coding sequence ATGCCGCAACTGAGTGAAAAAGTTCAGGAACTGATTAAAAAAGCCCGGATCGTCAGCTTTGCTACCTGGCTTGATACCCATCCGGCCGCTGCCATTGAGCGATTTCAGGCAGCAGATGACCAAGGACGCTACCTCACAGATGAGGATTTTCAGCAGCTTCAGACCCTTGTGCCAACTACAGCAGAACTGATGCCAGTAGCACAGATGTTACGCGATCGCGTTAACGACATCGTAAATGAAGCTAGAAACGGTGTATTAGCTACCTTTCCTAGTATTACCCAACCAGGTGGCGGACTCTACCCAGCCGAAAGAGCTGAAGCCTGCTGGCGGGACTTTTGGCACTTCCTGCGCTGCATCACCTACGGCATTGCTGGAGGTCGCACCGATTACACTAGTGCAGAAGGTCTGCACTACATGCAACTACTTTATCAAGAATTGCAAGTGCCATTAGATGCCATGATAGTAGGGCTAGAAGGTATCAAAGTTGCTAGTTTGAACAGGGTAGAATCAAAGCAACAACAAGTGTTTGCTCCCTATTTCGATCACCTAGTCGAACAATTGAGACACTTCAAAAAATAA
- a CDS encoding phycobiliprotein lyase, protein MDSKEEFQQFFAACVGNWATERTYHYLTHQEVERSHTEFVIQPITTERKAQVLSDNQYPDNSNLEVLPGYHLEFTTVSEKGEKVNQSLNMLFVPQMEEGLILLGDYLRDRAYEESRPIVSHFSFNPETRELLMTTTYTRVVSVDSINLVNPKLRIRKIFNYRRPAEGEPLQELALVGFGVEHKQN, encoded by the coding sequence ATGGACTCAAAAGAGGAATTTCAGCAGTTTTTTGCGGCTTGCGTTGGTAATTGGGCGACGGAACGCACCTACCATTATCTGACACATCAGGAAGTAGAGCGATCGCATACAGAATTCGTCATCCAGCCCATCACCACAGAACGCAAAGCCCAAGTCCTCAGTGATAATCAGTATCCAGATAACTCAAACCTAGAAGTTTTACCTGGATATCATCTGGAATTTACAACTGTTTCAGAGAAAGGCGAGAAAGTCAATCAGTCTCTGAATATGCTGTTTGTACCTCAGATGGAAGAAGGTTTGATATTGCTGGGAGATTATTTGCGCGATCGCGCTTACGAAGAATCCCGACCAATCGTGTCTCACTTTAGCTTCAACCCGGAAACGAGGGAACTGTTGATGACTACTACATACACCCGTGTAGTTTCCGTGGACTCCATCAACCTAGTTAACCCCAAGCTCCGCATTCGCAAAATTTTCAACTACCGTCGTCCAGCAGAAGGAGAACCCTTGCAAGAGTTAGCCCTAGTAGGCTTTGGAGTAGAGCATAAACAAAATTAG
- a CDS encoding RluA family pseudouridine synthase — translation MLSEINLQVQETSGDRLDRYLAEQLTDLSRSRIQQLIEQGNVQVNGKVCITKKINVKAGDRITLEIPEAQPLELQAQEIPLDILYEDDQLLILNKPAGLVVHPAPGHADGTLVNALLAHCPNLPGIGGVQRPGIVHRLDKDTTGAIAIAKTDLAYQYLQAQLQAKTARREYLGVVYGAPKVESGIIDLPIGRHPQDRKKMAVVSIELGGRSAITHWQVLERLGNYTLIHFQLETGRTHQIRVHSAKIGHPIVGDPIYGSGRSVGVNLPGQALHAWRLKLQHPVSQEWIEVTAPPPQTFTTLLEVLRRRAAISS, via the coding sequence ATACTAAGTGAAATTAATTTACAAGTCCAAGAAACAAGCGGCGATCGCCTCGACCGCTACCTTGCCGAACAATTAACAGACTTATCACGTTCGCGCATCCAACAGTTAATAGAACAGGGTAACGTCCAAGTCAACGGCAAAGTCTGCATAACCAAAAAGATAAATGTGAAAGCAGGCGATCGCATCACCCTGGAAATACCAGAAGCGCAACCTCTAGAACTACAAGCCCAAGAGATACCCTTAGATATTCTCTACGAAGACGACCAGTTACTGATTCTCAACAAACCTGCTGGTTTAGTTGTGCATCCTGCACCAGGCCATGCAGATGGTACATTAGTCAATGCTTTATTAGCACATTGTCCCAATCTACCAGGAATAGGGGGAGTGCAACGTCCGGGAATCGTGCATCGATTAGATAAAGATACAACAGGCGCGATCGCCATTGCCAAAACAGATCTTGCCTATCAGTACTTACAAGCACAACTGCAAGCAAAAACTGCACGGCGAGAATATCTAGGTGTAGTCTACGGTGCGCCAAAAGTAGAAAGTGGCATCATAGACTTGCCCATTGGTCGCCATCCCCAAGACCGCAAGAAAATGGCAGTTGTTTCCATTGAACTTGGCGGACGGTCTGCCATCACTCATTGGCAAGTACTAGAACGTTTAGGCAACTATACATTAATCCACTTTCAATTAGAAACTGGACGTACCCATCAGATTCGCGTCCATAGTGCCAAAATAGGTCATCCCATTGTTGGTGATCCCATTTATGGTTCGGGTCGTTCTGTAGGAGTAAACTTGCCAGGTCAAGCACTACATGCTTGGCGACTAAAGTTGCAGCATCCTGTTTCTCAAGAATGGATCGAAGTCACAGCTCCCCCTCCGCAAACATTTACAACTCTACTAGAAGTTCTGCGACGACGAGCGGCAATTTCTTCATAG